The genomic stretch AACACTAGCCCTCACAATATATTGGCccattaaaaagattatttaattttaaatacaaattgaGTCACACACAGATATACATGATTCCAAAATTACCAACTTGCCACCAAGGAAAAAGGGAATTTCCTGGTCACATCAATTATAAATGTAGTGGCAGTCAATTTAATAGAGCATCTCCGGTTGACTTTGATCCCTGTCGTGAAAAATAGGCAAGAAAGTTCCATATATATTCCCCTAATGATAAAGCAAGGAAGGGTATAATAAACTTCGAGTTCTCTGAATCTTATGGGCTTATCTTGTCCGTCTCGAATGACGaatatcttttttagttataagTAAGACACAAAATTTGGTTCGAAACGGCAGTCACATGCTCTTCCAAGCACAAAAGGTTCGCATCCAACGTCTTGTTTTTGTAGCTTCGCCATATGAATTATATGCACATGCAAACAATTCAAGCGTGGACAATGGacatcatttcattttaattatcaaattcttttgaatggCATATggacatgttaaaaaataatataaattatattttaaaaatttatctaatctATACAAGTTTTGAaggggtgtgttagaaaataatataaattatattttggagctttacctaataatttaagctattggattgagatgtTTTTTTGACAGGCCTTTACAaaggttgcttttcaaaatattttttatttataaatgtattaagataatactttttatttgtttttaaaatttatttatggtaataataataccaacatatcaaaatgatctaaaaatattttaaaaataatttaaaatggaaTAAGGCTAATAAGACCATGTTAATCCTGcaattaaatgaagaaataagCCTGATTAAGACATGGCTTGCACGTGTcgtcaagaaaagaaaacataatgtATATATATGGTCGGCAGCACCGTGCATACcacgtcaaaaaaaaattaaaaaaaaaaaaaaaacatggttacaTAAATTCAGGGCTCTTCTGGGCGGCACAATGTCGATCACATGTCTCATTTAGCCCGAGAGAGAATCGTGTAGCCAACGTTGCATGTTTGCTCATCATATggctatttaattttatttttgcgaGCAATATGAAACCTGTTCTTTCATGCATATTGCATAGTTTCCCCTTGTCGATGTCTGGTTCTCCTATTTATTACAACACATGTGTGCTCTCATGTTTTATTATTCCTTTTTTGAATTCggaaatatatataatcttattaattcataattaaagcttttctttctcaatcctCGGGTCTCGAATGCTTCTGTGAAACAGAACTAGTGTATGGTTCatgagcttcttctttttttcatcagTGTTCAGGTTTTAAAGTCCATCACAGAgctcggaaaaaaaaaaaccactcgaTGCATAATCAGATAAAGAAAACGTTTCGTCGGAAAGACATCGGTCGACATGGCCATGTCGACCCGGTGAGAGAGAAATCCAAAggcattaattaatttgagGATTAAGAAACATTAATTTGTAACATTTTTCAACCActttgattttgttgaaaaagaGGAGGAAATATCCTAATAATCATCCTTTTGAATCTCCTGACTGTTAGGTTAATGATGCCATGATATACTACTCTGTTGCTCCTTGGAGTTTACTTGAGCTATTGTGACATggcagttttatttttattttctgggtttttttttttaataatatcctCTTATAAACTTTCCATCGTTATTATTAAATTCCGTCTTTTATATTGGTcaggataaatatatatagtttttaaaattaatataaatattcaagtcaatttaaatatatttcgaTTAAtcccaataaatttttaataattttaagatttataaaactcgtattagtgatatttaaaaaataaatttaaaacttgaaaaaaaattaaaaatattgatatttcaCAATTTAGtaatgaaaacaattaaaaaaaaaataatttatgtcggtaattttatataaaaacagtgacggaataataataaaaattttactgGCATTGCCgactaaaaaattaacaagcaCACACAGAGCGCTGACAAAAAGAGACTTGCGAGGGAAGCAGCCATACAATCAAATCAACAGAGTCCTTGATTCCATTTTAGTTCTCAGCTGCTTGCTTTGccgccttttgtttttttgttggtttattttgaataatgCTGCCTCTGCCTGCCTTAATCTTTCGATCGCCATGCCTCCTGTTAAAGCGTAAACAGTGGCAACACTAGAGAATCTTTTTGATTCTCGAGCTGCCGGGTTCTTGAATGTAcggtggtttattttttaaaaaaatatatattaaaaatatattttttaatttaaaaaatttatttttaactagacattaaaataatctaaaaataaataaataaataaaatttattttttaaaaaaaatacttttgaacaaaaataaaaattatacattattCATAGCTATGATCCTGTTTCAACCAGTACGTGAAATCAAGTAAAAACTGTGGAAACAGAttttgtccctttttttttttttgtaatctttCAGGCCGTAAAGTAAGACTTGATGCTCTCTCTCGCCCTTGCATGCAAACAAATTATCACACAAACATTCGAGCTATACAATCTATCGATGTGGttagtataatataataatgattaaaaatttatataattattaattttagagtttataaaattaattgagatatataatatatgacttgaatatttatattaataataaaaaaaactaacacatCATGTGTGGGAGAGAGCCATGAACGACTTATTGTACACACGACGAGACGCTCGATGAGGCAGACAATTGCTTCTAACTAGGCGAGGCATGTGCAATGCAAGACCTGCAGATTCAAGGCCAGCTCCCTCTGCTAATTGCTGGGGAAAAAAGAATTAGGCTAATTAGCTAGATTTGATGAGCCTTTTCCCTCCCCTTGTCGGAAAGGAGTTGGGAATGCAACTCTCAAGACAATTctggcgtttttttttttttttttttttttttttttcaattctggCGTTTCTTGTTTTACTAGCTAGTGGAATTAAATTTAGGAACAATTTGGAAAGGTACATAAAAAACCAACGAAAGAAACCAAAAAGGTCCAAGTATATGAAGAATAGTTTTCCTTTGCTCCTCTTGGtcaattggaaaagaaaaacatcggCAATCTAACAGGAAAGGCCcctacaaattaattaaaataagcatttttcaacaaagtcaagagagggagagagacaaTATTGGGACATGGTAGGTTTGGTTTCCGTTCATATATTGTCATCTTCCACTCCCGCTGTTAAGCTTTCTCATTTCTGGCTGTTCATCAAACATTGTTTTTACTGTATCTTCGTTAAGACTtggtctctccctctctctgtctTTCACAATTATTCCAGAGTGGAAATCCTGCCCTTGTGACAACTGTCGCGATTCGGGAGCTCTCCTCTTGTTATTTTCTCTGTGTTCCTTGTCCTCATCAATTCCTCCCCCCTTGAAATCTATATAAAAGCACTTGCCATCTTTGAATCCCATCATGTACGATCTTACTAGCCAACCAGTAAACATGATTAATTCAAGCCCACCTCTTCTTCACCATTATGGAGAGCTTGCACGCCTCCCACCTCAGGTTCCTACACCCGAACGCAATGACCTCCCGGATGGTACTGTTCTCATGGAAGAATATGGCCAACTCCCATTGATCGACCTCAGTTGTCTAAGTAGCACCAACGAAAAGGTGCGGCTAGCTTGTGCTGACGCTATATGCAGAGCTTCGTCAGAGTGGGGATTCTTCCAAGTAGTGAACCATGGTATAAGCCCTGAGCTGATTCGGAATATGAGGAGGGAACAAGTGAAGTTgtttcaaacaccttttgataAAAAGGCGACCTGTGGGGTTTTGAACAACTCTTATAGATGGGGAACTCCAACAGCTACTTGTCCGAAGCAATTCTCCTGGTCTGAAGCTTTCCATATTCCTATCTCAAAAGTTTTTGAGCAAGCTTGCTATGGGGAGTTTAGCTCTTTAAGGTGCTTCTCTATTTTCACCATGTTCCAATTTGGTCTCTCTCCATCAGTTTGCCTCTAGAAATTAACTTGAACAGCACAACTCTTAACTTGCAAAATCTACGTTCTTGACTGGCTCCtttcatcgttttttttttttttttttcaaaagacagTCACCAAAACTTTAACACTTGATTTCAATTCAATCTCGAGTCTAATGGAGTTTCATGCACTATTTTCCTCGTGGGATCAGGAAAATAACTTCACAATACTCTTTAGTGTTACAACCCCAGGCACCATGTTCGAGTCCGCATATTTTGTAACTAACCACAACCATATGATCAGgcgataaaaatataaatatcttgattAGCTTCAGAAGCCGTCCTAACAGCCATTGAAGTCACCCTTTCTTCTAAGATGCCTGTGTTATTATATGGTAGCTAGACTCTAATCAATTTGATGACCTGTATCAACAGGGAAGTGATGGTGGAATTTGCAGCAGCAATGTCAAAGCTGGCAAGGTTACTGGCTGGGGTCCTAGCGGAAAACGTAGGCCACCCAAGAGGAGTGTTTGAGAGCACTTGTCAAGAAAGCAATTGTTTTCTTAGGTTGAATCGTTACCCAGCCTGTCCAATATCATCAGAGATTTCTGGCTTAGTGCCCCACACTGATAGCGATTATCTAACAATCCTCTCTCAAGATGAAGTGGGAGGACTCCAACTCATGAAAGATTCAAAATGGGTGGCTGTAAAACCCAATCCAGATGCTCTTATAGTCAACATCGGAGATCTTTCCCAGGTAAGATTAAATTTCTAGTTTCAGTTTTCATTAGCCTGCGTTTCAAGCTAGAATTTGACCAAGTGTCCCAagtaactaattaaaaaatcctTTATTGCCTGCTTTTGTTCGTGGACGTGGACGTGAAGACTCAGAACAACGATAATATTatgatattgttattataattgtgCATCGACCCTATCCTTGAGCTAACAGACAGCACATCGTATTTTGGCATTTAATCTTTGTCCGACTTGGGAAAGTCAAACCTagttattgaatttaaattccTAGAATACTATAAAGTAAgaatctgatttattttttaattgattgttgGTTTGTCTACTGTAAATGTGAATAATATATCAGGCATGGAGCAATGATATCTACAAGAGCGTGGAGCACAGAGTCATGGCAAATCGAGAGAAGGAGAGATACTCAATTGCCTACTTTCTATGCCCCTCTTATGACTCGTTGATAGGCAGTTGCAGAGAGCCTTCTTCTATATACAGAAAATTCACTTTCGGAGAGTACAGAAACCAAGTCCAGGAAGACGTCAAGAGAACAGGCCGTAAGATAGGCCTTCCAAGATTTCTACTTTAACACATACCATCCATTAACAAAACCTTCAGCCTTTAGGTATCACAACACAGCATTCAAAGCAGCTGAATAGATATGCAGGaggaggatatatatatatatatatatatatatatatatatatatatatatatatatatatatatatatatatagaagtcaAGTCTGATCCCGCCAGTATGGGCTTTGATGTAGTTAAGCCCAATGAAAATCTGCCACCCTTCAGGTTATCGGAGACATGCAGACTCAAGTCTGCCATTTCAGAAATAGTTCGATAGCCCATTGTTCAAAATCATGTAGCCAAAGGGCCCATCGACAGCCCAGTCTATAAGTAATTTTGTTGCTTGGATTGAAGAGCCTCCCTAGACATGTCCTCCCTCCCGCCTACAGACTGTACCAATTTCTATTAACCTTATGAATCTATCTCTTCAACAAATATACGCGCATGATCTAGTCGTTGAATTTATAGTTATAGCATGCATGTGAAGAGAGTGCTGCATTATGTGGCTACATGCGAAGAAGAATAGATGGATATCATGTTTCCTGttgcctttcttttttctaatcatatttccagttttttattaaaatttatttttaacatcactaaatcaaaacaattcaaaaatataaaaaaaataaataaatttagagctataaaaaatataatagcattgtCTTGAACACGCTTCAGCTAGCAATTTGTTTCAGTGGGAAACTTTTGGCTAGAAAATGAGTTTCAGGCTCTGCCAATCTAAAATGGAGTATCTTCGTATAGCCATTACAAACCAGCCAGCTTTGCACCTGTTAACAAACAATGAAGTCTCTTTCAAAGCTTGTCGCGTATGACTCGTATAGAAAGCCGTAGCTTTAACTTCACAGGAAGCCACCACACCTTCAGCAGTCATGACGTGTAGAAGATAAATTCTTACCCAGCGCAAGGCCACTTCATGCAAGTCCTTGACTCCTGAcatcctttctctctctctctctcagcagcagcagcaggcaTGGCAAGTAAGAGATCAATTCCTCCAACCTAGCTCCAGgcaaactccatgcttttcctTGAATCATGCCACccattattatttatgtatCAGGAAGACCTGAAATAAACATAGCCTTTTGGTTGAAAATTATCAAGCTACAACCAGGTGCCATTAACTTCTTTTGTGATGAATAAACCTCAGAAAGCCTTGTCTCTTAGCTTAATCTACAAACGACGACCATTTAACTTGACAAAACTCCAAATTTATAAGGGGCAAGCTTTGTAGTCAAACCTTAAAGAGGGAAGAACAAACCAGATCAGTACAAAGACCATCTAAAGAACTGCCTACCCACACGTTCATACAAGACTGAACTGAAAATGAAGAACTAGGCCTCGCATTCAATAGAAAGTCAATCGAGCAACAAAATAtcagcaaaagaagaaaaaatcatagccagttacattaataatatattaatagttCACCTCTAAAATCAGGCAAATCACCATCTATTGAGATCCCTTGTGCATGCACCATCTTTCATTGTTTCTCAAAGCCCAAAATAcattagataaaatatatacttttgTAACCTACATACCAAGGTGCTAATGATACGCGCACAAATGAATCAGGTTCAGATAGGTATCCCAAAAGTGCCACCAAAGTAGATGATTTTAGGATAATTGTAACCAGTCAACTTGACATTCATGCGTAATTTTTCAGCTATCTTGCCATGCCAAAGTTAACATCCAAGAGTTCTACAATCATAAAACAAACATGACTGGTATACCAGACACAACAAACTGAGACTGGCACATGGTCAACTTTTTGTAAAGATCATGTTTGTAAGCATGGCAGGGCCTAGATTCATAAAAAGGTATCTGTATCAATACCAGCATTGTCAAATAAGCACGTCATAGGATACCTTACTTTTTAAGCAAAGAATGAAAGCAGCATTTTCTGTCTATGTTCAGTCAATAAAGTTCAATCatggatttaataattaatcaaaagaaGATAACAACGCCAATATATCAAAGGTTGCATTCGGTACAATATAAGCAGGGTTCCCAGGAGCCTGGAATTTAAGATAGCAACCAATCTTGTGTTTGTCATGGAATCTCATATTCCCAGGAATGTTTTATGACGAACTTTACTAGATAATTTTGATCCAGTGTTCTTTTACAGGCCCGAGAAGAAATATTCGGATCACAACATGGTAACCCTAGATTTAATCACAATCATATTGCATCCTTACAGatcataaaacaatataaattagaCAATAACTTCATTGAACATGAAAAAGCTCTTGGATTGCTAAGATGGTATAAATGCAAGTTACTACTGCCAAATCATATTAGTATGTTGAAAAGGGTTGTGTTCtaacaggaaaaaagaaagctaATTCTGCAGCTGAAGCATGGTATTGAAGACAAAACTATTTAACAAGTCTATAAGACCAAGTACCAGCTCTATTGGAAGTATAGTCCTTATAAAAGGTTAGTTTACAGAACACGGATGGAACTGTTATATGTCATTCTTATGTAGTTTCTACCATTTTCAGTCAAAGCATTCTgacaagtgaattaaaaaaaaaaaaaaattgtcatcaGAAAAACACACCTAGGGAAATATCATCTGAAGTGAAGAAGAGATGGAAGTGCCCAGAAATCGCTTGCTTGATGGAACCAGATTGAGAGGATCACAGTAGCATCTCAACATATCTGCTTTGGACTCTTTAATCAGTCAAGCAATAAGGATACCTTGTCTTTAAGActgctcttcttcttcattgGGGGCACCATTTCGTCTCCAAAATCATGGcgacttttctttttcaactcaAAGGTAAAATCAACATCCATTGTAGTAAATTCAGAcctcttctctttctccatTGGCTTCTTAAGCAAGGGACCCAAAAATAAATCCAACATGTCATGAGCAGGATCCCCTGTCCTACTTGAGGAAATGAGACTTTCTTCGCTAACTAAATTCATAGTTGAACCATAAGAAGTGGTTTCACAACTAGCTGATATATGCTTGCCATCAAGAACAATGAAAGACTCTCCTAAATCATTCTTAGAAGAAGCTGTTGTTGGAAGTTGTCTTTGCAATTTACATTCTCTGCCTGATGTTTGTTTTCTCCGTGAATCCTCGTCAGCTTTGACATACTGCATATAGATCACGCCATCTTGACATTTTTCCACACaataatgttgaaaataaaCCAAAGCAGAAATGATTTCGTAAGAACCTTCAAATCTACCCTAGGATCAATCACCAAAAGCACTGCTTGACCCGTGAAAAGAgtgtatttcaattttcaagtaCAGCAACGTAAATGATTTACCTCTCAACAACAAATTTGGTTCTTAGTTTTGAGTAAATATGATGATGAGGCAATTCCAATTCGCAAGTCTCTGTTGGCATTGAAAATCGTGCTATGCACGCAGTGTTGTTTATCATCCGAGTTGGCTTTCAtttaactaaaatttcaacctttcttttaattgtaaaacATGATACGCCACATTGCATTACATCCATcttaagaattaaataaatcaccTCACCTCCTCGGCAATGCTGACTAAGTCTTCAACAGTCAGCTCCTCCCCTTCCTTCTCCTCGCACTCAGCTTTGATCCCCGCCTTACTTTTTGCTTTTCGCTTTCTCCCACGCCGAttgcttgttttcttgtttaCGTCGTTGTCAGTATCATCATCCAGCTCTTTATTGTCTTTAACTTGGTTCCTCTTTCTCCTTTTGGCTTCGAATTTTGAATTCTTTGCCAAATTTGGCTCGTCCTCTTCATCTTCAGGCTCGTCGGTAatgttcttcttcttattattattcttatcatTATCAGCAGTTACACTTACACCTAGCATCCAATTAGGTAGACGCCGTGTACTTTCCTCAACCATTATCATGTCGATTCTTTAGATTTACCCtttagagaaaaaagaaaaaaaaaaaaaaaaacaaagaaattccAGTTTCCAACTATTGCTTGATTGATATTCTctgatttgcaaaaaaaataataattcgaAGGGATCAGATCAGAAAAATCGCATACCAGTGGATTAATGGATTGCCCAGAAAATAAGAGATGATGTCCCCACTCGAGAGATTTTGCACCCGTTTCCTTCTGTTCTCTCTTCTTTCAATTGGATTAATACAAATGGACAGTAAAATTACACTTTAAGCCCTCGGTTCGGTCAGAGCAAAGTTAAAATGAAGGGTAACCTGTTTTTTGTGATTATCTTATTCTCCAGCGAGGGGTGAAGAAATTGATTCTTCGGAATTAAACTCGTAATATTGTGTTAcaggttattttttaagttttttattttattttaaagtatattaaaataatattatttttttttttaatattattatatcaaaaaaattttaaaatatcaaaaataaattttaaaaaaattaaatatttttaaaatataagataaacaAACATCCTCAAAAActattatcaatataaaaaaataccccatagaaaattaaaaaaaaaaaatcaaaaacatgtttgtttatagaaaaatatttttcacgggaagcattttgttaaaaaataatttatttttaatggcttggatgcattaaaaaatatgtttttgtgagatattgtttttttttttttttttatggttttcaataacaataataaaataagaaaagcaaCGATAATGATATTGATAATTACAgttgatagaaaaatataattttatttatattgatatgATTTTAGTGCATTGCCATTCTGATTTTTAGAAGATTTAATTGTAGATAGTAGAGATGAAAGTTGAATATAATCGAGTTAAAATAAGCTCAATAGCTAAAACAGTAACTATTTAAACTTTGAGTAGCATATTATCCTCTCCATTTTAAAGACTTTTCAGTGAGTTTTCTTAACCTTTTCCTCCGAGACTATCCGagataaaaacctttttttaacgTATCTCGATTTCAAGAatcttttattatcatttatcaatcgACAAGGGAACATACTGCAGTGCCAGGTCTCATTAACATGGAAATCAATTGTTGCGGCCAGCTGCTGAAACCATCTCCGATGCGTTATCCGATAACTTTATCACTTGAAATCCCATACATCATTGTCGAGCTATTCTACGATCCACTATAGATCGATGGACAAATCTGCTATCGACAcagatcaaaaaaaaaacaaatcccaaaGATCAAGGAgaaaagcaaacaaaatcatGATATTCAATCATATTCGTGATTATTTAAACTCTTAAAGACATCAAATCTAGCAGCTAGACATGggattattaaaaagaaaaaaaaaaagtaggggAAGAGAAGGAGAGGTTGTTGCCTGTTGGTGGTGTAATTATCTCCAACGGCAGACccaaaacatttattttcaggGAATATATAGTTGCTTGAAGGAGCTGCCAGTGGTATTTATGGTAGTGTCTTGAGGTTGAGTAATGGTGGTTGGTGCAGGATGGTGATTACTATATATGGCGATGAAGATGAGGACAATATGAACTTAATTCCTGGTAGTGTCAGGTTGGTGCAGGATGATGGTTATATGAACTTCACTGAGAATcagaaagaagaggaagggaTAAAAGAACATGGGCAAAATCCAAGTCAACCCCATAAAACTACAAACCTCGAAAATTCTATGGAGGAACTTCCTGGCctggaaattgaagaaaaagttttTAAGAAAGATTCACCTTCTTCGTTGGATGATCTCAATGTTCAAACTCGGGAACAAGAAACTACGCTAGTTGACGAGCCGGACTGGAAGCAGTTGTTGATGAGTGGTATGGATAGTAGAGAAAAAGTTCCACTAACAGAGTATACTTCAATTCTTTGGAATTACAAGTAAAGAAGAAGCTTAGTCTGTGTGTAAATTCTATGACATGTGATGTTTTTAAAGCTGCTCAGCTGTTTTAAATAACCAGTTGTTATTTCTATCAACTTTGTTTAACTATTATGCTAATTTATATTTCTGGATCAAGAAGTGGCGTTGGCGTGATGGTGGTGCTCGGAAAGTATGGTGGAATGATGATATGTTGCTTTGATAATAAGATGACGGAGTGCAATGATACTGGTAAGAGGTGGGCAATGGTGATGCCATGGCAGCAACACGATGATTAGTCATGACGGAAACAATGATGCTAGCTAGAGCAACGACAGTGATTGCGAAAATGATGGTGAGCTGGAGATTATATCCAGTAACCAGTCACCAGACAATGATGAGGAGTCgttttggtttttgagaatTATTATAGAATGATataagataataattatatgGTAAAAAGATATCGGTAAAAAGACGATGGTTATAATGTCTTATTTTGATGGCTGGTGATAAAGGTGATTAGCTGaatagattttttgtttttgtattcttaaatgtttgtgaaaaaattatttttttttattttaaattattttatttttaaaattttaaattattttgatattttaattttaaaaataatttttaaacaccaCAAATACCTCCTCCGTTACTATCACTACAAGGGATGGCCATCTCGGTGCCCAACAAGAATCTATCCATCTAAAAATCTTCTAAGAACCGACAAAAGGAAGGCTCTAGAATTCTCACAAGAGATGCGGcccaaattgaaatttgaatccAAGCCACTCCTTTTCAGCGCCCGGTGTGGtgctgaaaattaaaaaaagaaaaaagaaaaaaagaatgggtTAAGGGATAAGAAATTTTAaacaagaggaagaaaaaatagtagtagcagtaattaaaaaaaataaagataataattataataagagTAAGTACAACAAACAACTGCGATGAGTAATAATTCGATAGCGGAAGAGCCCAGCCGGACAAATATCTCCTCAGTAAAAGACAATTCTACCATAGTAGCCGGTGGATAAACAACCACCCAGGGTTTATTATAGCCATAGACAGCTCCAAAGCCAT from Populus alba chromosome 8, ASM523922v2, whole genome shotgun sequence encodes the following:
- the LOC118055113 gene encoding uncharacterized protein, translated to MVEESTRRLPNWMLGVSVTADNDKNNNKKKNITDEPEDEEDEPNLAKNSKFEAKRRKRNQVKDNKELDDDTDNDVNKKTSNRRGRKRKAKSKAGIKAECEEKEGEELTVEDLVSIAEEYVKADEDSRRKQTSGRECKLQRQLPTTASSKNDLGESFIVLDGKHISASCETTSYGSTMNLVSEESLISSSRTGDPAHDMLDLFLGPLLKKPMEKEKRSEFTTMDVDFTFELKKKSRHDFGDEMVPPMKKKSSLKDKVSLLLD
- the LOC118055101 gene encoding gibberellin 2-beta-dioxygenase 6 isoform X1, with product MYDLTSQPVNMINSSPPLLHHYGELARLPPQVPTPERNDLPDGTVLMEEYGQLPLIDLSCLSSTNEKVRLACADAICRASSEWGFFQVVNHGISPELIRNMRREQVKLFQTPFDKKATCGVLNNSYRWGTPTATCPKQFSWSEAFHIPISKVFEQACYGEFSSLREVMVEFAAAMSKLARLLAGVLAENVGHPRGVFESTCQESNCFLRLNRYPACPISSEISGLVPHTDSDYLTILSQDEVGGLQLMKDSKWVAVKPNPDALIVNIGDLSQAWSNDIYKSVEHRVMANREKERYSIAYFLCPSYDSLIGSCREPSSIYRKFTFGEYRNQVQEDVKRTGRKIGLPRFLL
- the LOC118055101 gene encoding gibberellin 2-beta-dioxygenase 6 isoform X2, which produces MYDLTSQPVNMINSSPPLLHHYGELARLPPQVPTPERNDLPDGTVLMEEYGQLPLIDLSCLSSTNEKVRLACADAICRASSEWGFFQVVNHGISPELIRNMRREQVKLFQTPFDKKATCGVLNNSYRWGTPTATCPKQFSWSEAFHIPISKVFEQACYGEFSSLREVMVEFAAAMSKLARLLAGVLAENVGHPRGVFESTCQESNCFLRLNRYPACPISSEISGLVPHTDSDYLTILSQDEVGGLQLMKDSKWVAVKPNPDALIVNIGDLSQTQNNDNIMILLL